CACAGCTTCTAAAGATTTCTTCAATGAAGACTGATTCACGTCGTGCTGATACTGACCTACGCCGATCGATTTTGGATCGATCTTCACAAGCTCCGCCAAAGGATCCTGCAAACGGCGAGCAATCGAGATCGCACCTTTCACAGTGACGTCCAAATCGGGGAACTCTTGGCGAGCAACATCAGACGCAGAGTAAACAGATGCGCCAGACTCATTCACCATGACAACTGGGATCGTTGACTTCAAATCTTTCAAAATTTTTCTCAAGAAGACTTCTGTCTCGCGACCAGCAGTTCCGTTGCCGACAGCAATCGCCTCGATTTGGATTTGCTTCAAAACTTCTTTGAAAAGAACTTTCGCTTTTTCTTCAGCATTATCGCCCAAAGTATAAAGCACGGTGTGAGAAATGAAATTACCGCCCTTATCAATCAAGGCCACCTTACAGCCCGTACGCAAACCAGGGTCAACACCCAAGATGCACTTCGGACCGTACGGAGAAGCCAACAACAGCTTACGAACGTTCTCAGCGAAAACCTTGATCGCATCTTCGTCGCCTTTTTCTTTCAATAAACGATGAATTTCGTTCACCACAGAAGGAACAACGTAAACGTTCATCGCCAAACGCGCGCACTGGGACAAGAAATCACCAATCGCGTTGTCAGGATTTTTAGTCGCATAGGAAACGAAAGTTTTCAGAAGTGCTTCTTCATCACCTTTCACGTCGACAGAAAGCTCTTCTTCCTGCCAGCCACGTCTCATCGCCATGTACCGATGTGAGCTCTTAGATTCGAGCAAGCTCTTCACCGGCTCTTCGAACTCTTTGTACATTTCAAATTTTGAGTGTGGTTTAAAGCCTTTCGCTGCTTTCGCAATCACGCGGCCTTTTTCCATGTAGTTCGTGCTGACGATCTTGCGAAGATCCGCATCGTTGGCAATTTTATCAACGATGATATCTTGAGCGCCTTTAAGCGCTTCTTCGTAAGTCACGATTTTCGCCGTTGGATTGAGGAAGTTCTTCGCCTTCATCTCCATCGTCTCGGTGTCTTTCAACAGACCGTGGCCCATGTCCCAAATCCAGTTTGCCAAAGGCTCGAGCCCCGCTTCGCGCGCAATCGTCGCTTTGGTCTTTTTCTTTTTCTTGAATGGCTTGTAGATCTCCTCGAGCTCGCCAAGATCCCAAGAAAGATCGATACGTTTCTTAACTTCGGCCGTCAGATTATTCTGCTCGCCGATTTCTTTAATCAAGAACGCTTTACGCTTAACGATTTCATTGTAAGTTTCGTGCCCCTCGATCACCGCACGGATTTGAACCTCATCGAGGTTGCCAGTTTTCTCTTTGCGATAACGGGCGATGAAAGGGACGGTCGCACCTTCGGCAGCAAGTTCAATAACTGCTGCTGCAGATTTTGCGGGAACCGTTGGGACAATACGAGTTAAATAACTCTGAAGAGCTTGATCCATAATACCTCTATTTTGATGAACGAATGAGAGAGATCAAATGAATTATTTGTGACGGTACATGATAAGGCCATGGGTTGGATCGTATGGGGAAACTCCCACAGTCACGCGGTCACCAACCACAACACGGATATTGAATCGGCGCATTTTACCGCACAACTTTGCAGCAATTTCCACATTGTTGTCCAATTGAACCTTATAGATACCCCCAGCGAGGGCATCTATAACCTTACCATCTAATTGAGCTAAATCTTCTTTTGCCATGCTCCTCAATATTTAGGTGAGATTTGGAGGCTAAGCAATAAAATTTTCATGGCTACGACTTATAGTTACTGATGAGCATCTTAATCCCCTGCTCAAACAGCACTTCCAAGCGATCATTTTCATTCGACAATACATATCCCCAACCCAAAACCTTGTGTTGAATCGGTTTATTGGCTTCGAATTGAGCAGACATGTTATAAACCTGAGGTTTTTCAGACTTATATTTCTGATAAAGATCGGCCCAGCGAACTTGGCCCTCAGCCACCGCGAGTCTTTCAGCTTTTGCTTTTTTAGTTTCTTTAGGAACCTTTTCAGCTTTCGGCTCTTTTGCAGGCTTGGCTGGTTTTTCTTCCTCAACCGGTGCCGCTTTTACTGGAGCAACTGCCTTCGGAGCTTTCGGAGCCTTCTCAGCTTTTTCCGCCTTCACGGGCTTCGCAGCCGCAGCAGGTTTTGCCTTCGTAGGAGCCGGAGCGGGCTTTCCAGCCGCCTTAGCAGGAGCTTTCGCTGCTGGTTTTGCTGCAGCTTTCGCAACAGGTGTTTTAGCCTTTGCTTTTGCAGCAGGCTTTGCAGTTTCTTTTTTGGCAGCTTTCTTTGCCATCGAAAATGCCCTCCCTTTTTTCTCAAGAAGATCTACGAATGGTCAAAATACCTTAACATAAGCACACTTATACTACTTCCCCGTCCCTTGACATCAAAAAAATAATAGGATTCTCTTGTGCAAGGCATCACCAAAGAGGTGTTTATGATTAGCGCGGCAAAAATTCACGAAATTCCAGGCGGAGTTCTCACCTACGTTCAAGGTCCTCTCGGAGCGAAGGTTCTCAAAATCCTTCCACCAGAACAATCGAACGCTGAGTGTTTAGTCTTCGTCGGCAAGCAAGATCAACTGGAGCTCGCATTAAAGCAAAATGCCTCCATCATCATTGCCCACAAAAGCCTCAAAATTCCCGAGAAAGCCCACGCGTGCTTCTTTACGACACCCAATATCCAGTTGGGAATGGCGACGGTGGGACCTTTGTTTGACAAGAAGATCCAACGTTTCCAGCAAGAGGAGCACATTCACCCACGTGCCTGCGTTCATCCAACCGCGAAGCTTGGCAAAAACGTCATCGTCGGTCCTTGTGCGGTCATCGGTGCCGAGGTTCACATTGGCGACAACAGCATCATCGGCGCCAATTCCGTGATCGAGTCCCACGCCCACATTGGTCACAACACCATCATCCATCCGATTGCTTTTATCGGAGCGTACTGTGAAATTGGTTCGTTCTGCGAAATCCACCCACAGGTCACCATCGGTGCCGACGGCTTCGGCTTCGTCCCGCTTAAAGACTCCCATCCGGTGAAAATTCCGCAGATCGGCATTGTGGTGATCGAAGATCACGTCGAAATTGGCGCGGGCACAACAGTGGACCGTGCAGCTCTCACTGAGACTCGCATTCGCGCCGGAGCAAAACTCGATAAACAATGCCACATCGCTCACAATTGTGATGTCGGCAGCAACAGCTTGATCGCCGGCGGCTTCATGACCGCAGGTTCAAGTAAATTGGGCAAGAACTTTATGGCTGGCGGCAACGCAGTAGTTTCAGATCACGTGACTATCGCGGACAATGTGATGATCGCGGGGCTCTCGGGCGTCACAAATGATGTTACCGAGGCAGGTCAATATGGTGGCTATCCTTTACAACCTCTGAAAGATTCACTAAAAACTTTGGCAAGTTCGGTTCATCTCACGAACATGCGAAAGCAATTGAGCCGGATTATCAAACACCTGAATCTCGAAGATTAAAATTCTTCAGGAGGAGTCAACCATGTCCTATGAGTTCTACAAAGTTCTCCATCTCTGCGGCCTCATGCTTTTGTTTTTCGGTTTAAGCTCAGCATTGACCTTGAAAATGGCCGGCGTGCAATTCACCGGCAGCGTAAAGAAAATGGCTTTCATTACTCATGGCGTGGGTTTGTTGATCATGCTCGTTGGCGGCTTCGGTTTGCTTGCACGCATGGGCTTCATGGGCAATATGCCGAACTGGGCTATCGCCAAACTTGGCATCTGGGTTCTTTTGGGCGGAGCGATTGCTTTGGCTAAAAGAAAAGGCCAGATGGGCTGGCCTTTGATGGTTCTTTTTGTTGCTTTGGGCACAACCGCTGCATGGTTGGCCGTTACAAAGCCTTTCTAGTCTGCAGGAATATACTTCAGATTAAAGCGCGCCAGTTCCGACTGGCGCTCAGTATCGATATCGTAGCGAACTCCATATCCTAGAGCTCGTGGAAACAAAGCGAAGATAAAATCATCTGCAATCTCCACCTGTGTATCATTCGCAACATTCATTTCATGAGTTGCAACCACATTATCGAAATCATATCTTACAAAGTGACGGTTCTTCTTCGATGCATCGACATCGTTAAAGAAGAAATAGTCTGTGCGCTCTGTCGTGTCGACGAATGACCACGTGTTCTTCGTCAAATCCAAGTTCGAGCTCAAAAGATAATTCATCTCCAGCTTGCCGACGTTTGTGTAGAACGTCTTTACTTGAATCGCAGAGTTCTTTGCGTACGCCACTTTTACGACCGCTCCGGTTTGCATCACCACATGCGGATCATTGAACTTCGAAAGCTTCGTGACTGAGTCCTGAATATCATAACTTGAAACAATCGTCTTGGAGGTCAAATCCAGCAACGCAATTTTTCCGTAAGCTCTGAGCATCACTTGGCTTGGGGTCTTCGGGAGGGGCGCCAACCATTTGATGTCATTCAAGCCTGTTGCAATCGGTGTACTTGCAACCCAGCTATGGGCATCCATGCTAGCCTCAGGATCTGTGACAACCACAGAACCATCACTCAATGCTAAGATTAGCTTGCCATCAGCGTTCAAATCACCGGAAGCAATGGTGCCACCGTTTGCAATAGAGGCTCCACCAACCCATTTCTTAACAACTTCCCCGTTAGCATCTAGCTTCATCATCCCAACAGTCATCAAATCATCATAAACAATGACAAGACTCTTGCTGGGCAAAAAGGCCGCAGATACCGGCTTACCCAAGAACTTAATCGGATTGTGATTCGCCTGATTATAGCGATTGAAAATGGAGATGCCTTTTTCAGAAAGATCGACAATGTAGTTTCCAGCGTTGCCATACAAAACATAGTGAGGAATTTCAGGATTACGCACTTCGAAGGAGCGAACGTGCTTCATCTCCGTCAGATCGAACTGATGAATACGGCGAACTTTTTTATCAAAAATCACCAAGTTCTGGGACTGGCCTTCATCTGGGGTCGTCAACGCAGCGATATCTTTTGTCAGGTTACCGACATAATAATCACGGTCATCACCGAGACCCGAGTTAACCCCGCAGCCCACAAGACCTGCGCAATAGATAAATCCTAAGATGGCAAATAATTTTTTAGAATCCATAGGTCACTCCTAGAGCAAAAGTCGTTCCATTATCTTTGTATTTTAAGTCCACTTGATTATCCAAATTGTAGGTATAATTTAGTGTTGAGTAGCTTGCCCCCGCATAAGCCCAGAGACCAGAGTCGAACGGAATGAAATAGTTACAACCCACTGTAAAGCCAGTAGACGATGTTTTAGCACTGCCACCAACCCCTTGCTCGTCGTACTTGTAGGTTCCGCTCAGCAAATCAACCGTTGCACTCAAGACCAAGTGAGACTGTCCCCAACTCGTCAGAGGATTAGCGAATGGAAAGAATCGATAACTAGCGCCGAGCCCGAGCACATTTCTTTCCTCCTTTGCATTGATCGTCGACATCACGACTTTTTCGCCGCGAAGAAGCGACATCTGTCCAAGAACGCCAAACTCTGGAGTGAGTTGATAACGTACACCGAACTGCGCGCCCGTTGTTTTGTTTACATCAAAGGCCGTCGTTGTATCATTTGGCGTCGTCATTGCCGCATAACCGACACTGACATAAGTCTTTTTATAACTCTTTGAACGCTTCTGTGCGGCCGCGTATTCTCTC
The sequence above is drawn from the Bdellovibrionales bacterium genome and encodes:
- the lpxD gene encoding UDP-3-O-(3-hydroxymyristoyl)glucosamine N-acyltransferase; this translates as MISAAKIHEIPGGVLTYVQGPLGAKVLKILPPEQSNAECLVFVGKQDQLELALKQNASIIIAHKSLKIPEKAHACFFTTPNIQLGMATVGPLFDKKIQRFQQEEHIHPRACVHPTAKLGKNVIVGPCAVIGAEVHIGDNSIIGANSVIESHAHIGHNTIIHPIAFIGAYCEIGSFCEIHPQVTIGADGFGFVPLKDSHPVKIPQIGIVVIEDHVEIGAGTTVDRAALTETRIRAGAKLDKQCHIAHNCDVGSNSLIAGGFMTAGSSKLGKNFMAGGNAVVSDHVTIADNVMIAGLSGVTNDVTEAGQYGGYPLQPLKDSLKTLASSVHLTNMRKQLSRIIKHLNLED
- a CDS encoding RNA-binding transcriptional accessory protein is translated as MDQALQSYLTRIVPTVPAKSAAAVIELAAEGATVPFIARYRKEKTGNLDEVQIRAVIEGHETYNEIVKRKAFLIKEIGEQNNLTAEVKKRIDLSWDLGELEEIYKPFKKKKKTKATIAREAGLEPLANWIWDMGHGLLKDTETMEMKAKNFLNPTAKIVTYEEALKGAQDIIVDKIANDADLRKIVSTNYMEKGRVIAKAAKGFKPHSKFEMYKEFEEPVKSLLESKSSHRYMAMRRGWQEEELSVDVKGDEEALLKTFVSYATKNPDNAIGDFLSQCARLAMNVYVVPSVVNEIHRLLKEKGDEDAIKVFAENVRKLLLASPYGPKCILGVDPGLRTGCKVALIDKGGNFISHTVLYTLGDNAEEKAKVLFKEVLKQIQIEAIAVGNGTAGRETEVFLRKILKDLKSTIPVVMVNESGASVYSASDVARQEFPDLDVTVKGAISIARRLQDPLAELVKIDPKSIGVGQYQHDVNQSSLKKSLEAVVESCVNNVGVDLNTASTALLSFVSGIGPALANNIVEHRKTKGLFTDRSELLKVPKFSAKVYEQAAGFLRIHGGKVVLDNTGIHPERYTAVRDMVHELGVAIPDVVGDGAKKLLALRTKWAALIGDFTFDDIVKELEKPGRDPRDPFKVFQFRDDIFEVKDLKEGMICPGIVTNVTNFGAFVDIGVHQDGLVHISALSNKFVDDPRKVVNPGDQVSVKVLKVDKEKNQISLTMRMEDTPEQRAPRDTKSAQGGGPRRDGPGGGRPQHGGGGPRRDQPRHDRGGDRDQRGGGGKPAGNPFNNPFAALLNVTDKK
- the infA gene encoding translation initiation factor IF-1; the protein is MAKEDLAQLDGKVIDALAGGIYKVQLDNNVEIAAKLCGKMRRFNIRVVVGDRVTVGVSPYDPTHGLIMYRHK